Proteins encoded together in one Trueperaceae bacterium window:
- a CDS encoding TerC family protein translates to MDLPLWAWLAFVAGVLILLALDLGIFHRKAHVVRVREAAFWTAVWVTLSLAFGYVISRWLGPQKAVEYLTGYVLEWSLAVDNIFVFVLVFNFFRTPFKYQQRALLWGVLGALAMRGIMIGVGVTLIQTFHWVLYVFGAFLLFTGLRMLLSRDDQETDLSANPALKLARRFLRVSPDYDGQRFFTVVDGVRMATPLLLVLVVIDFADVIFAVDSIPAIFAVTTDPFIVFTSNAMAVLGLRSMYFLLANIVHRFAYLQAGLAVILSYIGVKMLLLDLVHIPTAVSLGVVVGILGISILASLLFGKPNEALRSQVDEREAAAG, encoded by the coding sequence GGCATCTTCCACCGCAAGGCGCACGTCGTGCGGGTCAGGGAGGCGGCGTTCTGGACGGCCGTGTGGGTCACGCTCTCGCTGGCGTTCGGCTACGTCATCAGCCGCTGGCTCGGCCCGCAGAAGGCCGTCGAGTACCTGACCGGCTACGTGCTCGAGTGGTCTCTGGCCGTCGACAACATCTTCGTCTTCGTCCTCGTCTTCAACTTCTTCCGCACCCCGTTCAAGTACCAGCAGCGCGCGCTGCTCTGGGGCGTGCTCGGCGCGCTGGCCATGCGCGGGATCATGATCGGCGTGGGCGTGACGCTGATCCAGACCTTCCACTGGGTCCTCTACGTCTTCGGCGCGTTCCTCCTGTTCACCGGCCTGCGCATGCTGCTGAGCAGGGACGACCAGGAGACCGACCTCTCCGCCAACCCCGCCCTCAAGCTCGCGCGGCGGTTCCTCAGGGTCTCGCCGGACTACGACGGGCAGAGGTTCTTCACGGTGGTGGACGGGGTGCGCATGGCGACGCCCCTGCTGCTGGTGCTCGTCGTCATCGACTTCGCCGACGTGATCTTCGCCGTCGACTCGATCCCCGCGATCTTCGCCGTCACCACCGACCCGTTCATCGTGTTCACGTCGAACGCCATGGCGGTCCTGGGCCTGCGCAGCATGTACTTCCTGCTCGCCAACATCGTGCACCGCTTCGCCTACCTGCAGGCGGGCCTGGCCGTGATCCTCAGCTACATCGGCGTGAAGATGCTCCTGCTCGACCTCGTGCACATCCCCACGGCCGTCTCGCTGGGCGTGGTCGTGGGCATCCTGGGCATCAGCATCCTCGCCTCTCTCCTCTTCGGCAAGCCGAACGAGGCGCTGCGGAGCCAGGTCGACGAGCGGGAGGCGGCGGCGGGGTAG